A genomic stretch from Candidatus Methanomassiliicoccus intestinalis Issoire-Mx1 includes:
- the cobN gene encoding cobaltochelatase subunit CobN, whose amino-acid sequence MSFNKIKLMAIMWDSHGPILERASKHVDMDITYYSSKDLSSDDDCLDKLISEMNDSDIILLYRSSTDFWDKLEDRINLIKNNKKIVCFGSDPTHWSLTSVDHEIAITAFQYVSNSGEENFIRLFNFLGNNLCGMQVEVLPPVELPWQGIIHPDCPGTVFSRTIDYMQWYGKDRTQPWVGIIASRPVWAMDGCAVECNLLRDLENLGINVILIFTTFSKDISKGALSVSEAAEKYFMLDNIPLVNAVVKFTTAFVGGNTYGDDAQASIGGEEILSLLDVPVYQPVVLSRMSVEEWRNSPGLTSDITWQIVFPEFEGIIEPLVIGSDKGYSTIDSDLRIVLEERSRKIAQRVAKQINLQRKSNSEKKVLIFLNNFPCAGVEANIGAAAGLDSLESVSDILKRMKEEGYAVDAPENGKELIELILERKAYSEFRWTTIQEIIKCGGAIHRMPVEEYNNYFKTLPESTQADVINFWGEPPGMGMVFENEIVITGVSFGNVIVAVQPKRGCYGSRCDGEVCKILHDPLCPPTHQFLATYHYFEEIWGADVIIHTGTHGSMEWTPGKGVGMTETCYPDICIGTSPHLYIYNSNNPPEGIVAKRRSYATLIDHLQMTMTRVELYDEYSDLENLLSEYNTACTNPVHSEQLKEQIIALASNIFKELEFNDDISLKDCVKICHDALSRIRNSQMNLGLHTFGRIPIGDERCEVINSIVRYGEEHDSIRDCVADIMGLDLSILYADQGEINEKYQTSNGALIEEIGIKTRDIVKLILAGFDTSSAVTSVMTKANNIQVSAFGKFIDEIKDIDERLNDSCEMDALLRGLNGRRISQGPAGPITRGRYDILPTGRNFYSMDPFSVPSTTAWKVGMRLADGIIEKYLHESGEIPESIAFFWTMGEIISTGGEMMSQLLYLLGVKPKWGLDGRVKDIEIIPLEELKWPRIDITVNVSCILRDNLMNCIDLIDSAVRAVAELDEPLDKNFVRKHTLESITSGMDADDALTRMFGAPPGSYISGVNLAVFASSWKEDKDLAEIFVKAKGYGYGNSRNGKPMFEQFASSLSRVNVTFDKVSSDEGDILACGGHFSNVGGLTVAARYLSGTDVKAYYGDTRDPRDISVNTLADEIRRVMRTKVLNPAWIEGMKQHGYKGAGDIMKKISRLYGWEASTKEVDDWIFDEVTATFVSDPEMRQFFKDNNPYALEEIARRLLEANSRGLWNTDKDTLQDLQNVYLDLESVLEDLSGDGEYQGGSIDIFTSSDISSWNSNMANASDIVSKVKKNQIKPENTDNKS is encoded by the coding sequence ATGAGTTTCAATAAAATTAAATTGATGGCAATAATGTGGGACAGCCACGGGCCAATCCTGGAGAGGGCATCAAAACATGTAGATATGGATATCACATATTATTCCTCTAAAGATCTATCATCAGATGATGACTGTTTAGATAAACTGATTTCAGAAATGAATGATTCTGATATAATTCTGCTGTACCGTTCTTCGACTGATTTCTGGGATAAATTAGAGGACAGAATAAATTTAATAAAAAATAATAAAAAAATTGTGTGTTTCGGTTCTGACCCTACCCATTGGTCATTAACTTCTGTAGATCACGAAATTGCTATAACTGCTTTTCAATATGTATCTAACAGCGGAGAGGAGAACTTTATCCGACTTTTCAATTTTTTAGGAAACAATCTTTGTGGTATGCAGGTTGAAGTACTTCCTCCGGTGGAGCTTCCTTGGCAGGGTATAATTCATCCAGACTGCCCAGGAACTGTATTTTCTAGAACCATCGATTATATGCAGTGGTATGGAAAGGATCGCACACAACCTTGGGTGGGCATTATTGCTTCTAGACCTGTATGGGCTATGGACGGATGTGCTGTAGAATGCAACCTTCTGAGAGATTTAGAGAATTTAGGGATTAATGTAATATTAATATTTACTACATTTTCTAAAGATATTTCAAAAGGAGCCTTAAGTGTAAGTGAAGCCGCTGAGAAATATTTTATGCTTGATAACATTCCCTTAGTGAATGCTGTTGTAAAATTTACCACTGCCTTCGTTGGCGGGAATACATATGGGGATGATGCTCAGGCATCAATAGGAGGAGAAGAAATATTATCCTTACTGGATGTTCCAGTGTATCAGCCAGTTGTATTATCTCGGATGTCCGTTGAAGAGTGGCGGAATTCACCAGGTTTGACAAGCGACATAACCTGGCAGATTGTTTTTCCTGAATTTGAAGGGATCATTGAACCATTAGTAATTGGATCAGACAAGGGATATTCAACAATCGATTCAGATCTGAGAATAGTCTTAGAGGAAAGAAGCAGAAAAATTGCTCAGAGGGTGGCAAAACAGATAAATCTGCAGCGTAAATCAAACAGTGAAAAAAAGGTTTTAATCTTTTTAAATAATTTTCCCTGTGCTGGAGTGGAAGCAAACATCGGTGCTGCGGCTGGTTTGGACTCTTTAGAGAGTGTTTCTGATATACTAAAGCGTATGAAAGAAGAAGGCTATGCAGTTGATGCACCTGAAAATGGTAAAGAACTGATAGAATTAATTCTTGAAAGGAAAGCTTATTCAGAGTTCAGATGGACTACAATCCAGGAGATAATAAAATGCGGCGGTGCAATCCACAGGATGCCTGTTGAAGAGTATAATAATTATTTTAAAACACTTCCAGAATCAACGCAGGCCGATGTCATAAATTTCTGGGGTGAACCTCCCGGCATGGGCATGGTTTTTGAGAATGAAATTGTAATTACCGGCGTTTCTTTTGGCAATGTAATTGTTGCAGTGCAGCCTAAGCGCGGATGCTACGGGTCCCGCTGCGATGGTGAGGTCTGTAAAATACTTCACGATCCTCTTTGTCCTCCAACTCACCAGTTTCTTGCGACTTATCATTATTTTGAAGAGATCTGGGGTGCTGATGTCATTATCCATACAGGCACGCACGGCAGTATGGAGTGGACGCCGGGAAAGGGTGTAGGTATGACCGAAACTTGTTATCCTGACATATGTATTGGCACATCGCCACATCTGTACATCTATAATTCAAACAATCCTCCAGAGGGCATTGTAGCAAAAAGACGGTCATATGCCACACTTATAGATCATCTGCAGATGACTATGACCAGAGTGGAACTTTATGATGAATATTCAGATCTGGAAAATTTATTGTCTGAGTATAATACAGCCTGTACGAATCCAGTTCACAGCGAGCAATTAAAGGAACAGATAATTGCTCTAGCTTCAAATATATTTAAAGAGCTGGAATTTAATGACGATATCTCTTTAAAAGACTGTGTAAAAATCTGTCATGATGCTCTGTCTCGCATTCGTAATTCGCAGATGAATCTAGGTCTTCACACATTCGGCAGAATTCCAATTGGTGACGAACGTTGTGAAGTCATAAACTCCATTGTACGCTACGGCGAAGAACACGATTCTATAAGGGACTGCGTAGCTGATATAATGGGACTTGATTTATCAATACTCTATGCTGACCAAGGAGAAATTAATGAAAAGTATCAAACTTCAAACGGGGCTTTGATTGAAGAAATCGGCATCAAAACTCGTGATATCGTAAAATTGATTTTAGCAGGTTTCGATACCTCATCTGCTGTTACTTCTGTAATGACTAAAGCCAACAATATTCAAGTATCAGCATTTGGCAAATTTATCGATGAGATAAAAGATATTGATGAACGCCTCAATGATTCTTGTGAAATGGATGCGCTTCTGAGGGGTCTGAACGGAAGACGTATTTCTCAGGGGCCCGCAGGTCCTATAACCCGTGGAAGGTATGACATCCTCCCTACAGGAAGAAACTTTTACTCTATGGATCCTTTCAGTGTTCCGTCTACTACTGCTTGGAAAGTTGGGATGAGGCTTGCTGATGGAATAATTGAAAAGTACCTCCATGAATCCGGTGAAATTCCAGAAAGCATAGCTTTCTTTTGGACAATGGGAGAAATAATATCGACAGGCGGGGAAATGATGTCCCAGCTCCTTTATCTGTTAGGTGTAAAACCAAAGTGGGGTTTGGACGGGCGTGTCAAGGACATTGAGATAATTCCTTTAGAAGAATTAAAGTGGCCACGAATAGACATAACAGTAAACGTTTCGTGTATTTTGAGAGACAATCTCATGAACTGCATCGATCTGATCGATTCGGCAGTCAGGGCTGTGGCTGAGCTAGATGAACCTCTTGATAAGAACTTTGTAAGAAAGCACACTTTAGAGTCAATAACCAGCGGCATGGATGCTGATGATGCTCTAACACGTATGTTTGGAGCGCCTCCAGGCTCATATATCTCAGGTGTAAATCTGGCTGTATTCGCTAGTTCTTGGAAAGAAGATAAAGATCTGGCAGAGATTTTTGTGAAGGCTAAAGGATATGGTTACGGCAACAGCCGCAACGGCAAGCCCATGTTTGAACAGTTCGCATCTAGCCTTTCAAGGGTAAATGTGACATTTGATAAAGTTTCATCAGATGAAGGTGATATTCTTGCATGCGGAGGTCATTTCAGCAATGTAGGTGGACTTACCGTAGCTGCAAGATATCTTTCCGGAACTGATGTAAAAGCATACTACGGTGATACCAGAGATCCCAGGGACATTTCTGTAAACACCTTAGCTGACGAAATCCGCCGAGTCATGAGAACAAAAGTTTTGAATCCAGCTTGGATTGAAGGAATGAAACAGCACGGTTACAAGGGTGCTGGAGATATAATGAAAAAGATCAGTAGGCTATATGGTTGGGAAGCTTCTACAAAAGAGGTAGACGACTGGATATTTGATGAAGTAACAGCAACATTCGTTTCAGACCCAGAAATGAGGCAGTTTTTCAAAGATAACAATCCATATGCGCTTGAGGAAATTGCCAGAAGACTTTTGGAAGCTAACAGTAGGGGATTGTGGAATACAGATAAAGATACTTTACAGGATCTTCAAAATGTATATTTAGATCTGGAATCTGTTTTGGAAGATCTTTCTGGAGATGGAGAATATCAAGGAGGCAGTATAGATATATTCACTTCATCTGACATCTCTAGCTGGAATTCC
- a CDS encoding VWA domain-containing protein, producing MDTFDFQHPVVCRYPFSAVVGCEEVKEALKCALVSDKIYSVLICGPAGSGKTTIVRSLDGIIPGIHIISLPINATEDQIFGSIDFENTICSGKLQSSKSILERAENNIVLIENIHLLSENVVNQVLNCSMDEKYFVERDGVSQTRSCKFMVIATMDAEEGKLSEHILDRFDICVFMPRVEDETQRKEIVKRRLEFEKSPHTFCDTYCDDDLSAHLIKCRSECSNVTIPEGYFDAIADICNELGVKGHRGDLSVIHASCGFAALAGRDCADLSDLKKSVAVCLQHRRTDDADNEPPPMSEDTQDSENEESNNSQENESNSQENTESSSETNQSENNDEPLENSESQPTSEPSENVFVIGNEFKPTEYIPDLNKINLKGRSGRQDKTISSDHTGRCIGYTIPKEKIFDIALCATIRAAAPYQIQRDHRDLAVVLEKSDFREKIREKRQSTKILFLVDGSGSMGANNRMIAVKGAIISMLKDAYQRRNDVGLVVFRKDTAEEILPLTRSVSKAYQLLSELPTGGRTPLTHGLIKSYEILKPYISSDSKPVLVILTDGRNNVSYASPDPRSELISVAESLVDCGIRFVVVDTEISFMKFNLALQLARVLNCAYVRLESLNAENLQMSIRTVIKDM from the coding sequence ATGGATACATTCGACTTTCAGCACCCAGTAGTCTGCCGGTATCCGTTTTCAGCCGTAGTCGGATGCGAAGAGGTAAAAGAAGCGCTAAAGTGTGCTTTGGTCTCTGATAAAATATACTCGGTTCTGATTTGCGGCCCGGCTGGAAGCGGCAAGACTACTATTGTCAGATCGCTAGATGGAATCATCCCGGGGATTCACATAATCTCGCTGCCTATAAATGCCACAGAGGATCAGATATTCGGGAGTATTGATTTTGAAAATACCATCTGCTCTGGGAAATTGCAATCATCTAAAAGTATTCTTGAACGAGCCGAGAACAATATTGTTCTCATAGAAAATATACACCTTTTATCTGAAAATGTGGTCAATCAGGTATTGAACTGCTCAATGGATGAAAAGTACTTTGTGGAACGTGATGGAGTATCACAGACGCGCAGCTGTAAATTCATGGTCATTGCTACAATGGATGCTGAGGAAGGTAAGCTGTCCGAACATATTCTGGATAGGTTTGATATCTGTGTTTTTATGCCTCGTGTAGAGGATGAGACTCAAAGAAAAGAAATTGTGAAGCGTAGGCTGGAATTTGAAAAGTCTCCTCATACTTTCTGTGATACTTATTGTGATGATGATCTATCCGCTCATCTTATAAAGTGCCGTTCAGAATGCAGCAACGTAACTATCCCGGAAGGGTATTTTGATGCTATAGCTGACATCTGTAATGAGCTGGGTGTAAAAGGACACAGAGGAGATTTGTCTGTAATTCATGCTTCATGTGGTTTTGCGGCTCTTGCTGGTAGAGATTGTGCAGATCTTAGCGACCTTAAAAAAAGTGTTGCAGTCTGTCTCCAGCATCGAAGAACTGATGATGCAGATAATGAGCCTCCTCCCATGTCAGAGGATACTCAAGACAGTGAAAATGAGGAATCTAATAATTCTCAGGAGAATGAAAGCAATTCTCAGGAGAATACAGAAAGTTCTTCAGAGACTAATCAGTCTGAAAATAATGACGAACCTTTGGAAAATTCTGAGTCTCAGCCAACATCTGAACCGTCTGAGAATGTATTTGTTATTGGTAACGAATTTAAACCAACTGAGTACATTCCTGATCTTAATAAAATCAATTTGAAAGGCCGGAGTGGTAGACAGGATAAAACCATATCATCAGACCACACTGGAAGATGTATAGGTTATACGATACCCAAGGAGAAAATTTTCGATATAGCGCTGTGTGCTACGATACGGGCAGCCGCACCATATCAGATTCAGAGAGACCACCGGGATTTGGCAGTTGTATTGGAAAAAAGTGACTTTAGGGAAAAAATAAGAGAAAAAAGGCAGAGCACTAAGATTTTGTTTTTAGTGGATGGTAGCGGCTCCATGGGTGCTAATAACAGAATGATCGCTGTAAAGGGTGCGATCATCTCAATGCTCAAGGATGCTTATCAGAGACGCAATGATGTTGGATTAGTTGTATTCAGAAAGGATACCGCGGAAGAAATCCTTCCACTTACCAGAAGTGTCTCAAAAGCCTACCAGTTGCTTAGCGAACTCCCTACAGGAGGTAGGACGCCGCTTACACATGGGCTTATAAAAAGCTATGAAATCCTGAAACCGTATATCTCTTCAGATTCAAAGCCTGTTTTAGTAATCTTGACAGACGGCAGGAATAATGTATCATATGCATCCCCAGATCCCAGATCGGAATTGATATCTGTTGCAGAGTCACTCGTGGATTGCGGTATTAGGTTTGTAGTTGTTGATACAGAAATAAGTTTTATGAAATTTAATCTGGCTTTACAATTAGCTAGAGTTCTTAACTGTGCGTATGTGAGGTTGGAATCCCTCAATGCTGAAAATCTTCAGATGTCCATACGAACAGTAATCAAAGATATGTAG
- a CDS encoding ATP-binding protein has translation MKEKLTYPFTAIVGQQSMKEALILNTIYPSIGGVLIKGEKGTAKSTAVRALAALLPEREVVQGCACGCEWGNWNDLCPDCAERYASNSLVKDKSPMKVVELPLSSTEDRVAGTLDIEHAITTGRKKFEPGILAKANGNILYVDEVNLLDDHLVDLLLDAAAMGTNFIEREGVSYSHPSKFILVGTMNPEEGDLRPQLLDRFGLMADVKGECDENNRKEVIKRRIAFEKDPESFINEYSEAQRLLRENILEARTIVKDLDPDDAVMDMAVKISIHLGVDGHRTDLTLIKAAMAYAALNKRDKLQPSDVTAVSTLVLPHRMRRNPFQDANLDIAELDKWIHSTFSTQ, from the coding sequence ATGAAGGAAAAACTAACATATCCATTTACTGCAATTGTTGGTCAGCAGAGTATGAAAGAGGCTCTGATATTGAATACAATTTACCCGTCTATCGGGGGAGTTCTGATTAAGGGTGAAAAAGGCACTGCTAAATCAACGGCAGTCCGTGCACTGGCAGCTCTGCTTCCAGAACGAGAGGTTGTTCAGGGATGTGCATGCGGCTGTGAATGGGGAAACTGGAATGATCTCTGTCCAGATTGTGCTGAGCGTTATGCTTCTAATTCGTTAGTTAAAGACAAATCCCCAATGAAAGTTGTAGAACTGCCGCTGAGTTCTACAGAAGATCGCGTGGCAGGCACATTAGATATCGAACATGCAATTACAACAGGAAGAAAAAAATTCGAACCTGGAATATTGGCAAAAGCCAATGGAAACATTCTCTATGTGGATGAAGTAAATCTTCTTGATGATCATCTTGTAGATCTGCTTCTGGATGCCGCGGCCATGGGAACTAACTTTATTGAAAGAGAGGGAGTATCTTATTCTCATCCTTCAAAATTCATTTTAGTTGGCACAATGAATCCGGAAGAGGGGGATCTTCGTCCCCAGCTTTTAGACAGATTCGGCCTCATGGCTGACGTCAAAGGCGAATGCGATGAAAACAATCGCAAGGAAGTGATTAAACGGCGGATAGCTTTTGAGAAAGATCCAGAGAGCTTTATAAATGAATATTCTGAAGCTCAACGGCTTCTCAGAGAAAACATCCTGGAAGCTAGAACTATTGTAAAAGATCTGGATCCTGATGATGCAGTAATGGACATGGCTGTGAAAATCTCAATCCATCTGGGTGTAGACGGGCATCGTACTGATTTAACATTAATCAAGGCAGCTATGGCCTATGCTGCATTGAATAAACGGGATAAACTGCAGCCTTCAGATGTAACAGCCGTATCAACTCTCGTGTTACCTCATCGTATGAGACGGAATCCATTCCAAGACGCTAACCTTGACATTGCGGAGCTGGATAAATGGATACATTCGACTTTCAGCACCCAGTAG